Proteins from a genomic interval of Lolium perenne isolate Kyuss_39 chromosome 1, Kyuss_2.0, whole genome shotgun sequence:
- the LOC127307424 gene encoding MLO-like protein 9 codes for MGESEGGGEGTRALDQTPTWAVVAVCAVIVVASILLEGILHHLGQWFTKRRKKALFDALEKVKSELMTLGFISLLLTITARYISRICIPEGAADTMLPCRLSRNSEHQEPKAHGRRHLSEAPTNYTCRKGMVSLVSADGLHQLHIFVFFLAVFHVTFSAITMSLGRAKTRIWKEWENDTSSITYEFSSDPSKFRLTHQTSFVRQHASCWSKSTIMLYVASFFRQFFRSVRRTDYLTLRHGFISAHLSPGTRFNFRKYIKRSLEDDFKTVVGISPPLWASALAVMLFNVHGWHNLFWFSTIPLLVILAIGTKLQAIIARMAVEITERHTVIQGMPVVKLSDEHFWFGKPQMVLHLIHFALFQNAFEITYFFWIWYEFGLRSCFHENFEFIIARVCLGAVVQFVCSYITLPLHALVSQMGSQMKRTIFDEQTAKALKKWHKAVVKKKHQQQKESSHAPSETATTDTTEASRLSQCQFVEAAPVQRHLHRYKTIAHVGATRPLSDSECSDTECETQTRYLIPPTKQRSLDSEVRVDVDETTPDHHDSFSFPRLPHSQNMPAK; via the exons ATGGGCGAGAGCGAAGGCGGCGGGGAGGGGACGCGGGCGCTGGACCAGACGCCGACGTGGGCCGTCGTCGCCGTCTGCGCCGTCATCGTCGTCGCCTCCATCCTCCTCGAGGGCATCCTCCACCACCTCGGCCAG TGgttcaccaagaggaggaagaaggcgctGTTCGACGCTCTGGAGAAGGTTAAATCAG AGCTCATGACCCTGGGGTTCATCTCGCTGCTGCTGACTATCACGGCGAGGTACATATCGCGCATCTGCATCCCGGAGGGAGCCGCGGACACCATGCTGCCCTGCCGCCTCTCCAGGAACTCAGAGCACCAAGAGCCCAAGGCCCACGGCCGACGACACCTGTCTGAAGCTCCCACCAACTACACCTGCCGCAAA GGTATGGTGTCGCTCGTTTCAGCCGATGGGCTACACCAGCTGCATATCTTTGTGTTCTTCTTGGCCGTCTTCCATGTAACGTTCAGTGCTATTACGATGTCACTGGGTAGAGCAAAG ACGCGGATATGGAAGGAGTGGGAAAACGATACTTCCTCCATCACCTATGAGTTTTCATCTG ATCCGTCAAAATTCAGGCTTACTCACCAGACATCTTTTGTGAGGCAGCACGCAAGCTGTTGGAGCAAAAGCACAATTATGCTCTATGTG GCGAGCTTCTTTAGGCAATTTTTCAGATCTGTCCGGAGGACAGACTACCTGACTTTGCGGCATGGATTCATTTCT GCTCATTTATCCCCAGGGACTAGATTCAATTTTCGAAAGTACATCAAGAGATCCTTGGAGGATGATTTCAAGACAGTTGTTGGCATTAG TCCACCTTTATGGGCTTCTGCTCTAGCTGTCATGCTCTTCAATGTTCATG GGTGGCATAACTTGTTCTGGTTCTCTACAATTCCCCTTTTA GTGATTTTAGCTATTGGGACAAAGCTGCAGGCTATAATTGCAAGGATGGCTGTTGAAATTACAGAAAGACACACAGTTATTCAAGGAATGCCAGTGGTGAAACTCAGCGATGAACATTTCTGGTTCGGAAAGCCTCAGATGGTTCTTCATCTTATCCATTTTGCATTATTCCAG AATGCATTTGAAATAACTTATTTCTTTTGGATTTGG TACGAATTTGGGCTGCGATCCTGCTTCCACGAGAACTTTGAGTTTATCATTGCAAGAGTCTGCCTTGG GGCTGTCGTCCAATTTGTGTGCAGCTATATCACACTTCCACTCCATGCCCTTGTATCCCAG ATGGGATCGCAGATGAAGCGAACAATCTTCGACGAGCAGACGGCGAAAGCCCTAAAGAAATGGCACAAGGCGGTGGTGAAGAAGAAGCATCAGCAGCAAAAGGAGTCATCACATGCGCCCTCCGAGACTGCAACCACGGACACAACCGAGGCAAGCCGGCTTAGCCAGTGCCAGTTCGTCGAGGCGGCGCCAGTGCAACGGCACCTGCACCGCTACAAGACCATAGCACACGTTGGCGCCACCAGGCCGCTCTCGGATTCCGAATGCTCTGACACAGAATGCGAGACTCAGACGAGGTACCTTATCCCGCCTACAAAGCAGAGGAGCCTGGATTCAGAGGTGCGTGTCGATGTGGACGAGACGACTCCAGATCACCATGATAGTTTTTCCTTTCCAAGGCTGCCACATTCGCAGAATATGCCGGCGAAATGA